Genomic window (Castor canadensis chromosome X, mCasCan1.hap1v2, whole genome shotgun sequence):
CTTTGTTTTTGTTGAAGGCTAAACATATAAGCTGAGTAGTAGGCTTTAAAATACCATTTACTATCACTTGGCTATTGAGAGATTACATCATCTGTGTTTTAACTTAATTGCCTGCTGAATTGGGGCTCTCCAAGCACAGCTGATCATatgggtgtgtttgtgtatgttagGAAATAGCTGTAATGCAGAGGTATACATAGGGAGCTCAGTTGTGCTCCTTGGTCAACAACTTTCTAGAGCGGAGAGAGCACCGAAGACAATTATGATTAGCCTGTTAAGGAGGATTGGTGTTGTTGTTCTGTGTTGCAGGCCAAGTGGCATCAGAGCTGAGTGATGGAAGACGTGCAGTCCCAGAACCTCTCCATGGACATGACCGACTCCCCACCCGCCTTGGCCAATAACAGACTGGAGAATGGCATGGCCCAGCTGATCACCACCGAGGCCTGGAACATCAACTCTACTGACCTGGTAAAGAAGGCCCTGGTGACTGTGCCAGCCCCATCCATTCTGAACCCCCCTGCTGAGTCCCAGAGTGGCATGGCTCTGAAGGTGGCAGCCACTGTGCTGCAGCCCCTGTGCCTTGGAGAGAGTCCAGTGGTGATGCCCATTCACATGCAGGTGGAGGGAAGCTCTGCACCAGAGCTCAACCCCAATGGCAATACCACATACGTCATGACCACGCAGGGCCCTGTGCAGCTGCCAGTGGTGTTAGAGCAGCACGTTTTCCAGCACCTCAACTCCCCTCTGGTCCTGCCACAGGAAGCCCCATGCTCCTCCAGTGCTATCCACAACAACCTCTTCCAGGGGGCTGAGGACCCCGAGGCCCAGCCCCAGCTCCTGGACTTGAGGATCCCCAGCCAGCCACAGGAGCCCACATTGCCGTTTGAAGCTGTGCTCCAGAATTTATTCCCCTCCCAGGGCTCTCTCGCCCCCCCACCCTGTCAGCCTCCTCCTGGCTATGCCCCGGTGCCCCCCCAGCCCTTTAACTCCCCCTTGTCCCCACTGGTCCCACCAGCCACCCTCTTGGTGCCCTACCCTGTGATTGTCCCTTTGCCAGTGCCGGTCCCCATTCCCATCCCCATCCCGGTGCCTCAGAGTTCTGAATCCAAGTTCAGCCCCAGTTTCCCCAAGCCGCCATCTTCCTTCAGCCTGCACTCCTTTAAAGGCACCCAGACCCCTCTGGAAAAGGATGAACTGAAGCCCTTAGACATCCTTCAGCCGAAGGAGTACTTTCAGCTCAGCCGCCACTCGGTCATCAAGATGGGGAGCGACAATGAGGCTCTGGATCTCTCCATGAAGTCAGTGCCCTGGCTCAAGGCTGGCCAAGCCAGTCCCCCTATCTTCCAAGAGGATGCAGCTCTAGACCTGTCACTGACAGCCCACCGGAAGTCTGAGCCTCCCCCTGAGACAGTGTATGACAGCAGTGGGTCAGCAGACAGCCCAGGTCACACCGTGATGGAGAAACTTCCCAGTGGCATGGAAATGCCCTTTGCCCCTGCCACACCCCATGAGGCCTCAGCCATGTTGGATAACCACATCAACAGCAGCAATGCCACTGAGATGGTCAGCCAGCCCAGCACCCCCAGCGACGAGGTCAAGTCTGAAAATAACATTGAGGTTGTAAGCGAGTCCCAGGCGGCCAAGGTCATCGTCTCAGTTGAAGATGCTGTGCCTACCATCTTCTGTGGCAAGATCAAAGGCCTCTCAGGGGTGTCTACCAAAAACTTCTCCTTCAAAAGAGAAGACTCTGTGCTTCAGGGCTATGACGTCAACAGCCACGGAGAAGAATCCATGGGAAGCGCAGAGCCCCTCAGGAAACCTGTCAAAAACCGGGGCATAAAGTTAAAGAAAGTAAACTCCCAGGAAATACACATGCTCCCAATCAAAAAACAACGGCTGGCCACCTTTTTTCCAAGAAAGTAAATAAtagcttttaaaagtttttatgatTATAACATGGGGAAAGGTgcattggttttttaaaaaggcatttaaaacaaattatcttTGTTAATTCTGTTGGAGAGTTCGTGGGAAGTGGAAAGGCAAATTGGCTGTAGAGGCCCTGTAAGCtagtaccattttcttttttaatttttgactttTCACAAATGAGTAAATAAGAGCAACCTATTTTTCAAGCAGATTGCACATTTTTTGCAGCTTTAATGGAATATTGGGTGAATCAGAGGGGTAAAAAGCTATTTTCATTGCCACAAAGTGCTTTGATGATGTAATACCTAATAAAGGGTAGGATGAATATTtcacaataaatgtttgtttgcACTAATTGGTTGCAGTATTCTGTCATTTATAAAATTTGCATTCTTTAACTGGCATGACTGGCCCAAACTCTGGCTTGTAGAGCTGTAAATGATCTGTGTTTAGAGATCTAAGCTCTTCAGGCTTATTGGGAGATATTGCCCTATACCCCTTAAAAGGAGAATTAGGAAAATGTAtggccttgagcaagtcacttaccCTCTAGGCCTTTTTTTGAATTTGTAAAAATGTGGCAAGGGGCCAGGGACAGGCCAGGGAGGTAAATTTCAAGTATTCAAGGCCCTTTCCGGTTCACATAGTTCTTGAGTGTGTTTAATTCTATGAGTGGACCTTCTACATCCTAAAACAAATGTCTAAAAGAAAAAGTACCTTAGCCGGGTGTGAtagtgcattcctgtaatcccagcactcgggaggctgaggcaggaggattttgagttggcctgggctacatagtaagaccctgcctcacaaaacaatcaaaaaaagtaccttcctccctccccccacttcaGGTTTAGTAGGAAAGGGGCCCTTTTTCAAGGGCGATGAGAACTTGGTTCTCAGTGATTGCAAATCTTGCAAGTTAAAAGTATTATTGCGCCCACTCAGAATAAGAGGAAAGTCAGTTGCTGCTGGATTTAAATATAGCATAAATTTTTGCAGCCTGGGATAGAGATCTTTGGGGGTAAGgtcaaggaaggaagagaaagttgGTTTTTGTTACTTAAGCCCAGTGGTCCTCAAATGAGGGTGATTGCGCCCGCCAGGGCACATctagcaatgtctggagacattggGTTGTAGCAACTTTGGGGCACGGGGCGGGGAGACTGCTGGCATCTAGTGGTAGAGACCAGTGATGCTGCTAAGCAAACATACTCCAATGCACAAGGCAACCCCCCCACAACAAAGAATGGTCTgacccaaaatgtcaatagtgccgAGGCTAAGAAGTCCTGGTTAAGCCGTTTCTTGATGCACTTGGAAGGAGAGAACAGTACATTGCTCCTCCCTGACAACATAAAGCCACCCACACAAACGAGGAGCTGTGAGTGTGCATTTAAAATAGACCTGCTAGGTGGCACATCACACTTGTGTCTGAAACTGTGCTGGTGAGAGACTGATTAGTACATGCCTGCTTTTAAACTCGAAgctctttctttcacttcttgcAATTAGTATGTATCCAGCTGTTACTGGGAACATGAACAGGAGGAAAAGCAGTTGTGAGACTGTTCTTTTATTACCAGCCCTCTGTGTATAGGGTTCCAGTTTTAGCTGGTCTTGTAGCGTATAACCAGAGTGGAGtttctctttcctgctttttctgtgttgttaaattttctttttcaaagcatAACCAAAtaactgtttcttttctggccagcTAGTCTCATTCTACCATCAGCCGGACTCCATTCTTTCAACTTAGTGTGGGTTTCTGGCTGTGTTTCCTAAGCATGGCGCATGCGTCCTAGTTTCCAATTAAATACAAATGTGCCTAGGGATTAGAGTTTCCCATTTgcttgctgtcttttctccccaGACTTTGTAGAAGTTTCTGCTGCCATGCAGTACTGGACAGTATTTCTGCCCGTATCTTCACAGTGGATTGGGATTGCTTATCTGGATTTGAGGAACAAGACTTGCAATTTGCTCTTAGAAGCAAGTGCTAAAGCCAAGAGACATACATGGACAAAGGAAAGGATCTGTAGCCCGCAATTGCCTTATAAACCTCAAACCACAAATTTCTCTTTGTTGTATCAGGGATGCCCTTCTGT
Coding sequences:
- the Rai2 gene encoding retinoic acid-induced protein 2, giving the protein MEDVQSQNLSMDMTDSPPALANNRLENGMAQLITTEAWNINSTDLVKKALVTVPAPSILNPPAESQSGMALKVAATVLQPLCLGESPVVMPIHMQVEGSSAPELNPNGNTTYVMTTQGPVQLPVVLEQHVFQHLNSPLVLPQEAPCSSSAIHNNLFQGAEDPEAQPQLLDLRIPSQPQEPTLPFEAVLQNLFPSQGSLAPPPCQPPPGYAPVPPQPFNSPLSPLVPPATLLVPYPVIVPLPVPVPIPIPIPVPQSSESKFSPSFPKPPSSFSLHSFKGTQTPLEKDELKPLDILQPKEYFQLSRHSVIKMGSDNEALDLSMKSVPWLKAGQASPPIFQEDAALDLSLTAHRKSEPPPETVYDSSGSADSPGHTVMEKLPSGMEMPFAPATPHEASAMLDNHINSSNATEMVSQPSTPSDEVKSENNIEVVSESQAAKVIVSVEDAVPTIFCGKIKGLSGVSTKNFSFKREDSVLQGYDVNSHGEESMGSAEPLRKPVKNRGIKLKKVNSQEIHMLPIKKQRLATFFPRK